The genomic window ACTTAACCTCGTATATGTGCAATCGTGAGATGAGTCCGAGGTGAGTAACAGAGGGAAAGGCTTCGCGTGGGATGGCTGTTGCAACGCGGGGAAGTGTAAGGGTTGGGTTAGGGGGGAGAGGGCAGGTTCATGTTCAATGTTGGTCAGGGTTGCGTGTGCGAAACTTTACCCAACTTACCGTTACATTTAAGCACATTAACGTAAACTTCCGCTGGCGCCTAACCTCAGGTAACTACCACTTAGGGCAAAATCACCCCAGTTCAGTCCAACCGACACATCGCCTCAACTGAGAGCAGACGAACAAAAAGAGCCCCGACAGGAAACACAACCGGGTGCAGAATTCTGTTCCAATGGGCGATCGTAGCTGAGTAGCTGAGCGCTGGTTGGTCCTAAGAGACACTCGGGCAAATCAGGCACCCAAAGCGGCTCAAATTTTCTCGAAATGAGAAGGAGGCTACCTACGGCTCCTCTGCTCTCATCGGCCTCGTCACGATTTATCTCGCCCCTGTTGCCGATTTCCTTTCCTACCGCGCATGCGCAGCCACTTTCTTCTCAGAAATCGTGCCAGGCAGCCGTGGCTAAATCGGTAGCTGTCGCTTTGGACTCCACCCCGCAGCCTGCGACTCATCTTCGCGTTCACCCTTCCGAAACAGAAACCCAGGCGCTGGGTAGAGACGACCAGCGCTCTCTAGAGCGCTTGTCACTTTCAGAAGAGAGTTGGAGAACACCTGTACAGAATCTCATCGAGACATTGCCAGCTAAGAAGATACAATCTTCACAACCCGCAAAAATGGGCCGATACCGACCcaggagccggagccggcaCAGGCAACCCGAAGGAGAAtacgcgccgccggcgctgaacGATTTCAGGCAAGGCGACAGATATGTGCCGTCCATGCCGAATGCCTTCAACCAGTTCGGCACCCAGTTCGGGACACAAGTCGTCCCCTCCAGTAGTTTCTCCCCCTTCTACACCCAGCCACCGCCTCAGCGCCAGGACCATTCGGCGTACCCGACGTTCCCGCAGAACGGTGGCCAAACCCCCCCCTACGGAGCCTTCAACCGGGCAGTCCCAAGTGGCCCTCCTCTCCCGGCTAATCGGCCGGCCCAGCAAAGCAGTAACAGAGCGCGGGGGCGAGAACGATACCAGACACCCAGGCAGAGACGAGCGCAACGGAATCAAGAGCTGGCCGCGGAGCAACGCCGGGCTTCTTTCCCTACGTGGCCGTGGCCAGAAGAGCGGGCACTGCCATCTCCCACGGACAGCGCGACCCCAGGCCCCTTTGCCTCCACCAAACCGCTCCAACGGGATAATGGGTTCCGCGGCCCGATAGACAACAATCAATTACCCTCTTCAACCCAGCCTCTCCCTCACAATTCCCTCCCCCAACAAATCCCAGGCCTCGCCatccccgcgccgcccaccgcAGCACCAGTCGCAGCAAACACCAGCAACGGGTCGCGTCCCGCCCCAAGCCCGACCGCCGAAGCCCGCGACGCCATCTCCCCGCCGTCCGCCGAATCAGGCGGCATCCCCGAGCCGACAGCCGCCTACCTCATGCGGGCGTTCTGCCCTCCgctcctgctgccggcgccgcagccgctgctggtCGTGATCGACCTGAACGGCACGCTGCTCCACCGGCCGAACAAGCGGTCGCCGACCAAGTTCATCGAGCGGCCGCTGGCGCGGGCCTTCCTGCGGCACTGCATCGACACGTACCACGTGGTGATctggtcgtcggcgcggccggaGAACGTGCAGCGCATGTgcgcgcagctgctgccgccggcgtacCTCGcgcgcgtcgtcgccgtctgGGGCCGCGACCGCTTCGGCCTGACGCCCGCCGACTACGCCCGCCGCACCCAGTGCTACAAGCGGCTGACGCGGCTGTGGGCGGACCCGGCCGTGCGCGCGGCCCACCCGCAGAGCGGCGCGAcgggctggccggccggccccCGCTGCTGGGACCAGGGCAACACGGTGCTGATCGACGACAGCGCGGAGAAGGCGCGCAGCGAGCCGCACAACGCCGTCACGCTGCCCGAGTTCGCCGGCGACctcgcggccgagcagcagctgcagccctgggaggaggagctggaggggGAGGATTCGCAGCAGGTGCTGGCGCGCGTGGCCAAGTATCTCGGCGTGCTGGCCTGGCAGGTCGACGTCAGCGCGTACATCCGGGCGCGGCCGTTCACGATGGGGCCGGGGAAAGGAAACATATCAGGGCCCGGTGCGTAGCCGTCGCTTTTTTCTTCGCTTACCATGGGAGTTGTCGTCAGATTCAGAGGGGGGGAGCCGAGAAGAGGGCGAGTGGCTCCATCCTGCTTGACGTGATGAGCTATGGTGTATTGAGGAGGCGCAGGGCTGAGATGGACAGAAAAGTTGCGCCGAGTAACCGGTGCATGGCTCGTTGCTGTCGCGCTCCGAAGTCTTTGCATGTAGCAATTGTCACAAGGGATAGCAAGCTCGATACCCAATTCACCATGACGAGGGttggagggcgaggacaCAGGGAAATAGGAGTTAGGTGGTTGTTGCTTAGATGGCATTGTCCTTCCGGCATGGGGCTCTTGTAGGATTAGAGGCGCAGGAAGAAAGGCGATACACCTTGAAACGTGTGGTGCGCAGCTGTGTCCCACGTAGGGCAACCCGTGCTACATGATGATCATCAAATAAGACTGTTAGGGTGCGGGAGGGCAGGCTCATTCAGCAGCAGGCCCCGCGGAATGCGGCGGCTAGTGTCTATTTCGTCGACTCATGCCATGCTCGACTTGACTGCCGGTGATATCAAAGATCACATGAGCCACCAGCGGGCCCGAACCCGTCCCGTAATGTCCCGTACATTCCCGTTCATCAGTCATATCCCATAGTCTAAGCACACGGCCACGGTCGGCCTGTAATGCGCTAGATTCCTATTTTCTGGCTTATTTGAAGACCTTGCCGGCGGCATGCGGGTACTCCTTGCCATTGACGACGATGGGCTTATCCCACGACCACTGAGCCTCAACATAAGCGCGATCCTCGGGCTTGGTGGGATCGAGCTTGGTGAACTCGTAGCTCTCATAGTCGGGAGCAACATCGAAGACGGGCAGGTAGTCCTGGCCCCGGATGACGAAGGCACCCTCGATGATCGAATCGTTGTTGGTACCGAAGACCGACGCGCAGCCGAAGAGGTACTTGCGCGACGCCTCCAGGCGGTTGTTGAAGCCGCCGATGAGGTTGCTCGACATGAAAGTCAACTTGAGCTCATCGTTGTACTTGTAGGCAGCCTTCCAGAGCGAGTACTCCTCGAAGTTGACATGCTCCCAGAACCACTTCAGGGCCTCCGGAGTGTCCACGTTGGAGTACTGGCGCTTCCACTCGTCAAGGGGAAGCGAGGCCTTGGGGAGGGCATCGAGAGGGTGCTTGGGCTTGGGGGCCTGAGCGggggcctcctcctcctcctcctcctgggGCTTGGCCTCCGGGGCAGCCGGCTTGCgggcctccttctccttcttggGCTGCTCAGCCTTCTTGGGAGGGACGTTGGTCAACTTGGGGGTATCCAGGAGGGAGAATGGAGGAGCAACAGCCGAGTAGATGGGCTGGTTGTAGACCGTCTCGTACCAGCGCGAGACGTTGGGGTTCTTCTGGCGCCACTCCTTGTCGAAGAAGAACTCGAAACCACGGGCGATGAGGCCGGTGGCGAAGATGTCAGCCAGGGTGATAcgctcgccgacgaggtACGTGTTATCACGGAGGTGGGCATCGACAATTGACACGACCTCGAGGGCAGCCTTCTGCGActcctcgacggccttcTTGTTGTAAGGGTCCTTGCCCAGAAGGGGGCGGAACCAACCGCCGAGCTTGGGCAGCACCTCGCTGTTGAAGAACGACATCCATCTCAGGATAGAGGCATAGCTGCCAGCGCCGTCAGCGATGCGGCCAATTCCAAGGGAACACGCACACAGGGGGCTTACTCCTGCTTGGTTTTGCCGAGAAGGGTGGTCTTCTCGTTCTGGGAGGTGACTGGAAGATTGGAATCGTTAGCTCAGGGCTCGCGAGATGCGCGCATGCAGCAACAATCCAAGCGAAAGAGAGAAATCCAGACGGTCAGAAGTTAGAACCAAGTCAACATTGCGTTTGTTTTTCAGATAGGGATAACTGTTATTGAAATGCCTAGATCATCATCGTCGCAGGTGGGCAGCAGCTAAGCTTGAGCTGAGCCGGGAGAAGAGGGGCAGGCACGGCGGGGAAGCGCGAAATGCGACATACCGTAAACAGCGATGGCGATGCACTCGGTGAGCACAAAGCCATCAGAGCCGACGAAGGTCGGGACCTTGTGGAGGGGGTTGGCCTTGACGAAGTCCTCGCTCGGCTGCTTGGTGTCGCtctcgacctcctcgagTTCGAGGTTGTTGGCCTTCGCAACGGCGCGGATGGCCGTGGAGCGGGGGTTGCCCTGAGCAGGCGGGGAGAAAAGTCAGTCACAGGGCGGCCAAACAAAACAGGGGACGCCGGTGAAGAAATCTAGCGCCAGACGAGTAAACCGCGCAGCATACCGCGTAGGTGTAGAGCTTTCCGAACGCCATCGTTTCTTGTGCTGCAGGTGCGCAGGTGCGGTCGGGCAGAAGGCTGATGATGGTTCGAGGGGGAGCTGTCGCTGAGCGAAATGGTGATTCACAGAAAATTTATCTGGCGGGGTAACGAACCTGAGTGAAGGTGGGGTCCAAGCTCTGCCGCGTTCTGACTGGAGGGTGTCGGAGGCACGGGACGGGGCCGCAATCTGGCTTGAGCTCCTCACAGGCGCAGCCAGGCTGCGCCCGGACCCGCAAGGACTCTGGAAAAATTGTTGTGAAATTGTTCCGCCGAGGACCGCTGGCCGCAGCGAAACCGATCCCGTGTCCCGACGACACTCCTGGCGCGGCGCCCCGAGAATGACGGGTGATGCCAGCACGGAATGATGGCATCTTCAACACAAGGGctcaccgccgccctccgcggCGTCGCAAGGGGAATTCATGCTGGGAAACGGCAGACGCTCGAACAGCAATTCCAATCACTGCAGTTGAGCCCGTTGCTCTCACGAGGAAGGAGCCGGCGGTGCTTGTCCACCGATACTCACGAAGCCGGAGACATCGAACGGGGCTCCatcaccgccgcccccggaATCGGTAGCGGGCGTCAACTGAGCATCAAGGACTTCAAGATTGCCCAACATGCCCGAGCGCTGCCCGTATCGCCGTCATACTTCTCGCGCACTCCCGGCTTCAACGACCGCTACCTCGCGCTCGAGAAGCTGGCGAGGAAATACGCTCATCTCCCCTTGGTtccggccgccgacgccgagcgcgtcgccTGGAAGACGCTGCCCGACCTTAAGCTGTCATTTGGCGAGCCGGTCAAGGCGCTCGAGTACGCCAGGTGTCTCACCGTCATCAAGAAGTTGCACCGAATCCACCCGGACCTGAAGCCCGCTGAAGTGACGGAGGCGCTGCAAGCTTTCAAGCGCGACGTGCAGCCCTTCGTCAACGTGGCGGCCCCGATCCCGATCGACAAGTTCGGGCGAGCTCTCGGAGTCGGCAGACGAAAGACCTCGACGGCCCGCGCTttcgtcgtcgagggcgacggcCAGGTTCTGGTCAACGGCAAGACTCTGGCAGACTACTTCGGCCGGGTCCACGACCGGGAAAGCGCCGTCTGGGCACTGCACGCGGTGGATCGGATTGACAAATACAACGTCTGGGCTCGGGTTGAGGGGGGCGGCACCACCGGGCAGGCCGAAGCGCTCACGCTAGCCATTGCAAAGGCCCTGTTAGCTCACGAACCCGCTCTGAAGCCGGCATTAAGAAGAGGTGAGTGACACGCGGATCTAACCGGCTACCGCCAGATCGCGGACTCCGCTGACCGTGTTCCCCAGCCGGTTGCATCACGCGCGACCCGAGGAGGGTGGAGAGGAAGAAGCATGGCCGTGTCAAGGCGAGAAAGGGGCAGACATGGGTCAAGAGATAGTTCGGGCCGCGCAAACCGGTGTGTTGCTGCGCTGGATGTGCACGGACGACCAAGCGCTCGGCCCGATCACCATCACCTGGTTTTGCTCTCTGTAAGCGTTTCTTTCTGTACCAACTGAACCAATAAACAGCTGTACAATACAAGGCATCGGGCGTTCCAGATCCGTATCCGCTACCGAGCTGTTGGCCGAGTCGGCGCTTTGTTCTCGGCGCTGCCTGGGTGGTCCGGCTCAGACGGCATGAAGGTCGAGGTGCCGGTGGCTTGGGATGGCGTCTCAGATGGAGCAAGCGGTCAAACTCCCCCCGGGCGGGCAAGCTGTCAGAACCGCCTTTCCAAAAAAGCAGGCGCCGTTGAGGAATGCGGGCGGGTATGAAACGTGACACTCCTGGCCCGGCTCCCCCGTGCCCCCCgtgccccgccgccctggatTGTCTGCAAGCTCTGGCCTCACAAAGCAGCAATTTGCCCCGATCGCCCACACGCACTGTTCACGGCCGGAGAGGCAGTAAGTCACAGGGAGTACCGATTTGCTCAACGCTGTGATTCCCACCCGTTTGCTTATTGCGGCAACGCCGCGCGATGTCGGGCGGCTGTCGGCTGCAGTGATCTCAACATGCCGGCCACAACCTCCCGTTGCCGACCCTCCTTTCCCCTTGCAGCTCCCCTGTGCACCATGCCACATAATATAGAGTAAGGGCAGCATCGGTATAAGACCGTCTGTCTGGCAGCCTGTCCATGCCCGGGATGCTCCACTCTTTGGTACGGCATTCGCCGGCTGGCATTGCTCGGTCTGGAACCAGAGGCCACTACTACCCTTACCGATACCCTCTCGCATTATATGGGTCTTCCCTCCTCGAGGGTGGATGGATGCTGACACTCTGGCTATAGCCAAGTTGACTGATACCAAGGTGCCGCGAGGCTGCGAGATTTTCTTTAGATTTATTCCGTACACTGGGTAGCACTGGGTGCCGGccgtactgtgtactgtacggaatactccgtgATGTGCTGCAGTGGAGCGCATTAGGTAACTACTGTGAACAAAAATGGTGTGCGGAAGGCTATCCGCTTCGGTCCACCAACATGACGTTACTGCAGGAACGGAGGTAACTCTCGACAACTTTATTTTAACGTTGCCAAGCCCAGTCATGCGGCTGACCTGGTTAGATGATTTGAACGACAACTGGTTGATTTTTTTCCCAACTTGGTCGATGGTTGGAGCGTGCCGCCGACCGTGTACTTGTACTATGCATGATACACGGCACGCAGTGAAGGAGCGCAGCAACGGGGCGAATGCCTCACAACATGAGAACCCATGGACGTGTTTCGAGCGAAGGACGCCCGGGCCGGGGGAAGGTGAGGCCCGAGCATCTCGCTATGCCTACACAGTACGCCTTGGCCCATTGACATCATGCCGTCGCTCCGGCGGGTAACGCTTCCGGGTTGGCGGGCCCGGCCGCAAATGTCGACCCTCCAGCGACAGAAAATTGACTGCTACTATAGTGAGGCTTGAAGCGACCCAGGCAACATTGGTTCTTCTATCTTGCGCGAAGTTCATTCAtgcgggcggcagcgcgctCGAGCCACTATTAACCAACTCGTTCGTAAGCAGCAGAGGAATCTTCCTTGATCAAAAAGACTACAGATCGGCCTCGGCACACTGGGCACTGCGCAGGCACATCGCGGGCACCACGGTCATCCTGATCCCGTGCAGGTAAACGCAGGTAGCCAGGAATGACCGAAAGCAACATAGGCATTACAAAAATGGGGAACAATAATTGCAATtgcccgcgaagcgggcgaGAGACCCCCTAACTAGTCGTAACTAGTTACCTATACGCCGAGAAGCATATCACAGAAACTCAGGTAACTATCCGCAGCACAAGCAAAAGCGAGCAGGCCGACATTGGACGGGTTCTGCCGGCGTTGTTGCCCATGTGCGGGCTTCCGGCTAATGTCATCCTCATGCACGTCAACTGACTCGCACCCAAAGGTAGCCATACCTCCTTCCCGTCGGTGTTCGGTAAATGATTCCAGAAGACGCGTGGACGCAGGCCCTGATTCGTGGGCGCAGGGAGGTCTGGAAACTTGAGCCACTCAACCCCGGTCGCCCTGCGTCTGCAGCCCACTTCCAGGTTGAGCACGGACAAGGATCTACAATGCAGCTTTGGACGTCCCCTCTGCGCCTGTCGCCTGCTTCATCTGGGGAGCGGCTGGATGTCCGATGACGCATACACTACTACGATTCGGGCGATGATAAGGACTGAGGTTACCAAATTTTCACAGCCGACCTCCGCAAGCCAAACCGGGGTAGTTCCCAAGGCGAC from Thermothielavioides terrestris NRRL 8126 chromosome 1, complete sequence includes these protein-coding regions:
- a CDS encoding mitochondrial 37S ribosomal protein MRPS9, which produces MASSTQGLTAALRGVARGIHAGKRQTLEQQFQSLQLSPLLSRGRSRRCLSTDTHEAGDIERGSITAAPGIGSGRQLSIKDFKIAQHARALPVSPSYFSRTPGFNDRYLALEKLARKYAHLPLVPAADAERVAWKTLPDLKLSFGEPVKALEYARCLTVIKKLHRIHPDLKPAEVTEALQAFKRDVQPFVNVAAPIPIDKFGRALGVGRRKTSTARAFVVEGDGQVLVNGKTLADYFGRVHDRESAVWALHAVDRIDKYNVWARVEGGGTTGQAEALTLAIAKALLAHEPALKPALRRAGCITRDPRRVERKKHGRVKARKGQTWVKR
- a CDS encoding elongation factor 1 gamma domain-containing protein: MAFGKLYTYAGNPRSTAIRAVAKANNLELEEVESDTKQPSEDFVKANPLHKVPTFVGSDGFVLTECIAIAVYVTSQNEKTTLLGKTKQDYASILRWMSFFNSEVLPKLGGWFRPLLGKDPYNKKAVEESQKAALEVVSIVDAHLRDNTYLVGERITLADIFATGLIARGFEFFFDKEWRQKNPNVSRWYETVYNQPIYSAVAPPFSLLDTPKLTNVPPKKAEQPKKEKEARKPAAPEAKPQEEEEEEAPAQAPKPKHPLDALPKASLPLDEWKRQYSNVDTPEALKWFWEHVNFEEYSLWKAAYKYNDELKLTFMSSNLIGGFNNRLEASRKYLFGCASVFGTNNDSIIEGAFVIRGQDYLPVFDVAPDYESYEFTKLDPTKPEDRAYVEAQWSWDKPIVVNGKEYPHAAGKVFK